Proteins found in one Arachis stenosperma cultivar V10309 chromosome 8, arast.V10309.gnm1.PFL2, whole genome shotgun sequence genomic segment:
- the LOC130944876 gene encoding probable protein phosphatase 2C 39: MAAREILHKMKEKVGLRSSEPDSGKGKSKISRRVTHGFHLVKGRSYHAMEDFVVAEFKQVDSNELGLFAIFDGHAGHNVPNYLRSHLFENILKEPDFWKDPENAVRRAYNITDSSILEKSGELGRGGSTAVTAILMNCQKLVIANIGDSRAVLCKKGLAKQLSEDHEPHTESEDIKNRGGFVSKFPGDVPRVDGRLAVSRAFGDKSLKKHLSSEPHVTVELVQDDVEFLILASDGLWKVMTNQEAVNTIKDIKDARSSAKRLTEEALNRKSTDDISCVVVKFQ, encoded by the exons ATGGCTGCAAGAGAAATCCTCCATAAGATGAAG GAAAAAGTTGGGCTGCGTTCGTCGGAACCTGACTCGGGGAAAGGAAAGAGCAAGATTTCAAGGCGTGTAACTCATGGATTTCACTTAGTAAAGGGAAGATCATACCATGCCATGGAGGATTTTGTTGTTGCTGAATTTAAGCAAGTTGATAGCAATGAACTTGGCTTGTTTGCGATATTCGATGGCCATGCCGGTCACAATGTGCCTAATTACTTGCGGTCTCACTTGTTTGAAAACATCTTAAAAGAG CCTGACTTCTGGAAAGATCCTGAAAATGCTGTCAGGAGAGCCTATAATATAACCGATTCTAGCATTTTGGAGAAATCAGGCGAACTGGGTAGAGGGGGTTCAACTGCTGTTACTGCAATATTGATGAATTGTCAGAAGTTAGTCATAGCTAATATTGGTGATTCTCGGGCCGTCTTATGCAAGAAAGGCCTTGCCAAACAACTATCGGAGGATCATGAACCACACACAGAAAGTGAAGATATAAAAAATAGAGGTGGTTTTGTGTCAAAATTTCCAG GCGACGTTCCAAGGGTTGATGGCCGGTTGGCAGTATCAAGGGCATTTGGTGACAAAAGTCTGAAGAAACACTTGAGTTCAGAACCACATGTGACAGTGGAGCTTGTACAAGATGATGTAGAATTCCTCATATTAGCAAGTGATGGATTATGGAAG GTAATGACAAATCAAGAAGCAGTTAATACCATCAAAGACATAAAGGATGCTCGGTCTTCGGCGAAACGCCTTACTGAAGAAGCACTTAACAGGAAAAGCACAGATGATATATCCTGCGTTGTTGTGAAATTTCAGTGA